A genome region from Brienomyrus brachyistius isolate T26 unplaced genomic scaffold, BBRACH_0.4 scaffold114, whole genome shotgun sequence includes the following:
- the LOC125727728 gene encoding splicing factor U2AF 65 kDa subunit-like isoform X1, with translation MSDFDEFEKQLSENRQEREKERHKKRSRSRSLSRGEKHRRWSKDSRGRSHEKRSSSRDRKGRDRRSSSREHKKHSYSPRRSRKKRTYKYWDVPPPGFEHITPMQYKAMQAAGQIPTIALLATSTTSGVAVTPTQVPMVGSQMTRQARRLYVGNIPFGLTEEAMADFFNTQMRLAGLCQGPTNPVLAVQINQDKNFAFLEFRSVDETTQAMAFDGIIFQGQSLKIRRPHDYRPLPGISEQPAFHVPGVVSTVVPDSPHKLFVGGLPNYLSDDQVKELLTSFGPLKAFNLVKDSATSLSKGYAFCEYVDISATDQAVAGLNGMQLGDKKLIVQRASVGAKNANAVSICPRLPPSAIIETPVTLQVPGLQRLQSSGMPTEVLCLLNMVMPEELVDDEDYEEILEDIREECCKYGNVRSIEIPRPVDGVEVPGCGKVGPVLSCTSGKKKTSVGTKHRLMGAFLAQKCFENGIIFCVRKTI, from the exons atgtccgatttcgatgagtttgagaagcagttaagcgaaaatcggcaag agcgggagaaggagcgacacaagaagcgtagccgcagccggtctctgagccgtggcgagaagcaccgccgctggagcaaggactccagggggcggagtcacgagaagcgcagcagcagccgcgaccgcaagggtcgtgaccgacggagcagctcacgcgagcacaagaagcacag ctactctcctcggagaagccgtaagaaaaggacatacaagtactgggatgttccccctccgggattcgagcacatcacccccatgcagtacaaggcaatgcaag ctgcagggcagatccccacgatagctttactggcaacatccaccaccagcggcgtggcagtgacgcccacccaggtgccgatggtcggcagccagatgacccggcaggccaggcggctttatgtcggcaacatccccttcggcctgacggag gaggccatggcggatttcttcaatacccagatgcgattggctggcttatgtcaaggtcccaccaatcccgtcctcgctgttcagataaaccaggacaagaactttgccttccttgaa tttcggtccgtggatgagaccacgcaggcaatggccttcgacggcatcattttccagggtcagtcgttaaaaatcaggcggccccacgactatcgccccctgcctggcatctcagagcagcccgccttccacgtaccag gggtcgtctccaccgtggttccagactcgccacacaagctctttgtcggaggcctgcccaactatctcagtgacgatcag gtgaaggaactcttgacgtcgttcggacctcttaaggccttcaaccttgtgaaggacagtgccacgtcactgtctaagggttatgctttctgtgaatacgtggacatcagtgccactgaccag gccgtggctggactcaatggcatgcagctcggagacaagaagctcattgtccagcgggcaagcgtgggggctaagaatgccaacgctgtgagtatttgccctcggctgccgcctt cggccatcatcgagacgccggtgacgctgcaggttccagggctgcagcggctgcagagctccggcatgcccacggaggtgctgtgcctcctcaacatggtcatgcccgaggagctggtggacgacgaggactacgaggagatcctggaggacatccgggaggagtgttgcaagtacggcaacgtgcgctccatcgagattccgcggcccgtcgatggcgtggaggtgcctggctgtggcaaggtgggacccgtactctcctgtaccagtggcaaaaagaagacctctgtaggcactaaacacaggctcatgggagcatttcttgcacaaaagtgttttgaaaacggaataattttttgtgtaagaaaaacaatctga
- the LOC125727728 gene encoding splicing factor U2AF 65 kDa subunit-like isoform X2 yields MSDFDEFEKQLSENRQEREKERHKKRSRSRSLSRGEKHRRWSKDSRGRSHEKRSSSRDRKGRDRRSSSREHKKHSYSPRRSRKKRTYKYWDVPPPGFEHITPMQYKAMQAAGQIPTIALLATSTTSGVAVTPTQVPMVGSQMTRQARRLYVGNIPFGLTEEAMADFFNTQMRLAGLCQGPTNPVLAVQINQDKNFAFLEFRSVDETTQAMAFDGIIFQGQSLKIRRPHDYRPLPGISEQPAFHVPGVVSTVVPDSPHKLFVGGLPNYLSDDQVKELLTSFGPLKAFNLVKDSATSLSKGYAFCEYVDISATDQAVAGLNGMQLGDKKLIVQRASVGAKNANATAIIETPVTLQVPGLQRLQSSGMPTEVLCLLNMVMPEELVDDEDYEEILEDIREECCKYGNVRSIEIPRPVDGVEVPGCGKVGPVLSCTSGKKKTSVGTKHRLMGAFLAQKCFENGIIFCVRKTI; encoded by the exons atgtccgatttcgatgagtttgagaagcagttaagcgaaaatcggcaag agcgggagaaggagcgacacaagaagcgtagccgcagccggtctctgagccgtggcgagaagcaccgccgctggagcaaggactccagggggcggagtcacgagaagcgcagcagcagccgcgaccgcaagggtcgtgaccgacggagcagctcacgcgagcacaagaagcacag ctactctcctcggagaagccgtaagaaaaggacatacaagtactgggatgttccccctccgggattcgagcacatcacccccatgcagtacaaggcaatgcaag ctgcagggcagatccccacgatagctttactggcaacatccaccaccagcggcgtggcagtgacgcccacccaggtgccgatggtcggcagccagatgacccggcaggccaggcggctttatgtcggcaacatccccttcggcctgacggag gaggccatggcggatttcttcaatacccagatgcgattggctggcttatgtcaaggtcccaccaatcccgtcctcgctgttcagataaaccaggacaagaactttgccttccttgaa tttcggtccgtggatgagaccacgcaggcaatggccttcgacggcatcattttccagggtcagtcgttaaaaatcaggcggccccacgactatcgccccctgcctggcatctcagagcagcccgccttccacgtaccag gggtcgtctccaccgtggttccagactcgccacacaagctctttgtcggaggcctgcccaactatctcagtgacgatcag gtgaaggaactcttgacgtcgttcggacctcttaaggccttcaaccttgtgaaggacagtgccacgtcactgtctaagggttatgctttctgtgaatacgtggacatcagtgccactgaccag gccgtggctggactcaatggcatgcagctcggagacaagaagctcattgtccagcgggcaagcgtgggggctaagaatgccaacgct acggccatcatcgagacgccggtgacgctgcaggttccagggctgcagcggctgcagagctccggcatgcccacggaggtgctgtgcctcctcaacatggtcatgcccgaggagctggtggacgacgaggactacgaggagatcctggaggacatccgggaggagtgttgcaagtacggcaacgtgcgctccatcgagattccgcggcccgtcgatggcgtggaggtgcctggctgtggcaaggtgggacccgtactctcctgtaccagtggcaaaaagaagacctctgtaggcactaaacacaggctcatgggagcatttcttgcacaaaagtgttttgaaaacggaataattttttgtgtaagaaaaacaatctga